From the Musa acuminata AAA Group cultivar baxijiao chromosome BXJ3-7, Cavendish_Baxijiao_AAA, whole genome shotgun sequence genome, one window contains:
- the LOC135643067 gene encoding subtilisin-like protease SBT3.17: MKESMRSSISFLAIASLVLVLFSTVSIVSPMAEAATKLQEAQEEEEAAVNIVYVAKPEGEEPEAFHIRTLAAVLGSEEAAKDSLIYHYKHAASGFSAKLTRSQVEELSKQPGVLRVVPSKTVSLHGSRVSAVTNLGM, from the exons ATGAAGGAGTCAATGCGGTCGTCGATTTCGTTCCTTGCCATCGCTTCCCTTGTCCTCGTTCTGTTCTCCACGGTCTCGATCGTATCGCCGATGGCGGAGGCGGCCACGAAGCTCCAGGAggcgcaggaggaggaggaggcggccgtCAACATCGTCTACGTCGCGAAGCCGGAGGGCGAGGAACCAGAGGCCTTCCATATCCGAACCCTGGCTGCTGTTCTCGGCAG CGAGGAGGCCGCCAAGGATTCCCTGATTTATCATTACAAGCATGCGGCGAGTGGGTTCTCGGCTAAGCTGACCCGGTCGCAGGTCGAGGAACTGTCGA AGCAACCGGGTGTTCTTCGGGTTGTGCCGAGCAAGACCGTAAGCCTCCATGGATCCAGGGTCAGTGCTGTTACTAACTTGGGCATGTAG